The Kaistella daneshvariae genomic sequence AAGAAATCGCGGAAATTACCGGCTCAAAACTGATTGGTAATCCCGATGTCACCATAAAAAATATCGCTTACGACAGCAGAAATATTTATTCTGTAGCAGATACCGCATTTGTTGCCATTACAACGGCTAAAAATTCAGGTGAAAAATATATCCACTCTGTTATTGAAAAGGGAATTATGGTAATTATTGCGGAAAATTATTTACCGCAATTCTCCGACGTTACCTGGATTATTGTAGAAAATTCGCTGCTGTTTCTGCAAAATTTTGCGAAATACCATTTACAGCAATTTCCCTCACTGAAAACCATCGGAATTACCGGAAGCAACGGCAAAACTATTGTTAAAGAATGGCTTTACCAGTCGCTTTTTCATGATTTTACGACGGTGAAAAGCCCGAAAAGTTTTAACTCACAACTTGGTCTTCCGCTTTCTCTTTTAGAAATTAAACCAAAACATCAGCTTGGGATTTTCGAAGTCGGCATTTCAAAACCCGGCGAAATGGAAATTCTGGAACATATTTTTTCTCCGGAAATTGGTATTCTCACTTATATCGGTACTGCGCACTCCGTAAACTTTGAAGATATAAATGAAATCATTTCCGAGAAAATTAAACTTTTTCAGCATTCTGAATTGATTATTTTTAATGGTGACAATCCGGCGGTGAAAAGTGCGATCGAAGAAAAATATCCTGCTAAAAGGCTATTTTCCTTCGGTTTTCAAAACCAGAATGATTTGCACATCGTAGGCGACTGGACGGATCGTTCGCAGGAAATTTCGGTGAGCTATTTGGGTGAAAAATTTGCTTTTCCGGTTTCCCAGCGTGATGAAGCTACCATCAGCAACGTGTTGTGTGTGATCGCGGTTTTAAAGGAATTTAATTTCAGCAATGCGCAAATTATTGCGCGCTTAAATACTTTGAAAGCCGTCGAAATGCGACTGGAAAGTGTAGTGGGTGTGCGAAATAATTTAATCATCAATGATTCTTTTAACCTGGATGTCGATTCGCTAAAAATCGCTTATCAGAATATCAATGAATATAATAAGCCACAAAAATGCCTGATTTTGACGGATTTTGTGGAAGGTAAAAATTCGGCGGAATTGTATCAGGAAGTGGCAGCTTTAACAAATCAGCAGAATTTTGATCAAATTTTTCTCGTCGGTTCGGAAATCACGCAGCACGAAGGACTTTTTAAAAGTGAAACTCATACTTTTGGGACGACTCAGGAATTAATTGACAGTCAACAGCTTAACTCGGTTGAAAATCATTTAATTTTACTGAAAGGCGCCAGAAAATTTGAAATTGAAAGGACAAAAACTTTTCTGGAACTTCAAAAGCACGACACGGTTTTAGAAATCAACCTGAATTCGATTTTGCACAATATTAATGTTCATAAATCGCTGCTGAAACCCGAAACCAAAATGATGGCGATGGTTAAAGCGTATTCATACGGACTTGGTGGTTATGAGATCGCGGAATTTCTGCAGCATCACCACATCGATTATCTGGGCGTTGCATACGCCGATGAAGGTATTGATTTGCGGAAAAACGGCATCACCACTCCAATTATGGTGATGAATCCCGAGCAGCACAGCTATAATAGCATTATCGATTTTAATCTAGAGCCCGAAATTTACAGTTTCCGCGTGCTTGATTTATTTAATGAAAAGTTGCTTGAGAAAGGCATAATGCAGACGTATCCCATTCATATCAAAATGGAAACGGGGATGCACCGGCTCGGCTTCAAAACGGAAGAATTACCGGAACTGATTTCCAAACTTCAAGGAATGAATGTGAAGGTGAAATCAGTTTTCAGCCACTTAAGCTCCGCCGATGATGAAAATGAAAATGCATACACTTTGGAACAGGTTGGTATTTTCGAAAAAAATGCCGGTTTCCTGGCGAAAAATTTAGGTTATCAACCGATTCGACATATTTTAAACAGCACGGGAATCGTTAATTTTCCGCAATATCAGTTCGAGATGGTGAGAATCGGGATTGGAATGGTGGGAATTTCCGGCGATGCTGAAATATCGAAAAGACTAAAAAGTGCGGTGACTTTCAAAACGGTGGTTTCGCAAATTTCAGAGGTGAAAAAAGGCGAATCTGTGGGATATAACCGTAAATTTAAAGCTGAGAAAGACACGAAAATTGCAACCATACCCGTTGGATACGCAGATGGAATTCCGAGGCTTTTGGGAAATAAAGTGGGCGTGGTAGGAATTCAAAACAGCATTTACCCGATTGTCGGGAATGTCTGCATGGATATGCTGATGGTTGATATTGGAAGTTCGGCCATAAAAGAAGGTGAAGAGGTGATTTTATTCAACTCCTGCCCTACGCTGGAACAATTTGCGCATAGCTGTTCTACCATTCCTTACGAAGTTTTAACCTCCATTTCGCGCCGGGTGAAACGAATATACATCAAAGACTAAAATGAAAAAATTTGCCATTTTATGCCTGTTTTTTTTAAGCTTACAATGGTCAGCCCAAGTAAAAGAAGGCTTTAAAATCCCGAAAAATCCGAAAATCGGTTTGTCGCTGTCCGGTGGTGGCGCGAAAGGTTTTGCACATATTGGTGTTTTAAAGGTGTTGGATTCTTTGGGCGTAAAAATCGATTATATTTCGGGAACCAGTATGGGCGCTATTGTCGGCGGTTTGTACGCGTCCGGCTATACAGGTAAAGAAATTGAAAAAATCGTGATGGATACGGACTTCTACTCCATCATTGCGAATGAAAAGACGAGGCAGGAATCTTCTTTTTTCAATAAATCGGTTGATAAATATATTCTTTCCATTCCCATTAAAGACGGGAAAATTAATGTTTTGCCAAAAGCAATTTCTACAGGACAGAAAAATATCTATTTATTAAAGGAACTTTTCAAGAATGTTTCCACCATCAGTGATTTTTCAAAATTGCCAATTCCGTTTATGGCGGTGGCAACCAACTTGGAAAGCGGAAAAATGGAGATTTTTGAAAAAGGCGATTTGGTCTCGGCGATCATGGCGAGCTCCGCTTTTCCGGGCTTGATGGATCCGGTTAAAATTGGTGATTCGCTTTATATAGACGGTGCGATGACGGTAAATTATCCTTCAAAACCGTTAAAAGAAAAAGGTATTGATGTGGTGATTGGTGTTGATCTCAGCCAGGGTCTTGCTAGCCGTAAAAATCTGGAATCTGCGATTTCCATTTTAAACCAGGTCATCGACTTTGGTATTCAGAAAGAAACCAAAAACCAGTATGCTTTTACGGATATAAACGTTCACCCGAATTTGGGCGCAACCACTGCGACGAGTTATGATGCAAAAAAAGCCATCCTGGACTCGGGCTATGTGGAAGCAAAAAAATATGCTGATATCTTTCTAAAACTCCCGAAACGAAAGCAGGAATTATTGCGGGCACCGCTGAGTTCAATTTATTCAAACGTTTATAAAATAGACAGTCTAGCTGTTGAAAATAACCGGATTTTCAGGAAGAACTACGTACAGGGAAAGATGAATTTAAAAATTCCCTCGCTGCAAACCTACGGAAGCATTAATAAAATGGTTGATAAGCTTTACGCCACCAATAATTACCGGCTTATTAATTATGACATCATTCAGGGCACTGAGCAAAACTATTTAAAGCTGAATGTTACGGAAGATGACACGCGGTTTTTTCTGAAATTTGGCTTGCATTACGATGAAGTTTTCAAAACCGGCTTGCTGGTGAATGCAACCGCAAAAAGGTTGCTTTTTCAAAACTCAACGGTGTCGCTGGATGTGGTTGCTGGTGATCAGCCGCGCTATTATTTCAACTATTTTATCGATAACGGATATATTCCCGGTTTTGGCGTTTACGCATCCGGTATGTCCCTGGAATTGCAGGACGCAGCCGGTAATTTAAATGAGAAGTGGAACTGGTTTCGCAATGAAGCATTTTTACAGTCAATTTGGCGGGATAAATTCGCCATTGGCGGTGGTCTTAGCCACGATTATTTCGAATCTAAACCTGCCGGCGAAACTGTATACAGCGCCTCTGATAACTTTCTTAACGCTTATATTTTTATAAAAACTGACACGCAGGACGACCGAAATTTCCCGACCAGAGGGTTTCTGCTGGATGCCGAAGGAAAGCTACTGGATATTTTTAATAGTGAAAATGATGGAAAAACTTTTCAGTTAAAAGTGAATTCAAATTTGAACTTCCCACTTACTTCATGGTTAACTTACAGACTTAAGCTTTTCGGTGGTTTTACCGTTGGTGATACATTAAGCAAGTATTATCATTACCGTCTTGGCGGAATTTTCGACCAGAATTTGGGCAATTTTACCAGTTTAGGTGGTTATGAGTTTGGTGAAAAATCCGGCGAAAATCTGCTTATGAATTCCAATAATTTACAGTTTAATATTTACAAAAATTACTTTGCGGAGGCCACTGTAAGCTTAGCAAATATTTTCAACGATTATATGGTTGACGATATATTACATGTTACGGATTCTTCAGCTGGTATTACCGCCGGTTACAAATCACCGTTCGGTCAGATAAAATTAAATTACAGCCAATCGTTAAAAGAGAAAAAAGGGCTGATAAGTGTAATCTTGGGCCATTGGTTTTAAGTTATGATTAATTATTTTTTTGAAGAAATAGAAGATATTGAAATAGAGCCACGCACTTCTGCATGGCTGAATGAATTGATTTCGCTCGAAGGTAAAAAGACAGGCAAAATAAATTATATTTTCTGCTCAGATGACGGTTTGCTTAAAGTGAATCAGGACTATCTTCAGCACGATTACTATACTGATATTATAACCTTTGACTACGTGAAAGGTAAAAATATTTCCGCTGATATTTTCGTATCTTTGCCCCGCATTTTTGACAACGCTGAAAAACTTGCGAAAAACTTCAACCAAGAATTTCACCGCGTTTTAGCACATGGTATTTTGCACCTTTGTGGATACAAAGATAAAAGCGAAGAGGAAATAAATAAAATGCGACAAAAAGAAGATTTTTATTTAAACCTGCTTTAAACATTCAAAAAATTTACCGTTTTTTTTAAGTTTCACGTGAAACATTTTAGAATTTATTTATGATAAACGATATATATGACGTCATTGTAGTTGGTGCGGGTCATGCAGGTTCAGAAGCTGCGGCAGCTGCAGCTAACCTCGGATCAAAAACACTTTTGATTACAATGAACATGCAGACCATCGGACAAATGTCCTGTAATCCGGCGATGGGCGGAATTGCAAAGGGACAGATTGTTCGTGAAATCGATGCGATGGGTGGATACTCCGGCATTGTTTCAGATAAATCTGCGATTCAGTTTAAAATGCTGAATCTTTCAAAAGGTCCGGCCATGTGGTCCCCAAGAACACAGAACGATCGGATGCTTTTTGCTGAAGAATGGCGCATTGCATTAGAGCAAACACCAAATCTTGATTTTTTTCAGGATATGGTGAAAAGCTTAATTATCGAAAATGATACAGTCATTGGTGTCGTAACATCCCTGGGTTTACAGATCAAAGCAAAATCGGTAGTCTTAACCAACGGAACCTTTCTTAACGGTTTAATACACGTCGGAGATAAGCAACTCGGTGGGGGCAGAATGGGCGAACCACGTGCTTTTGGCATCACCGAGCAATTGGTTTCACTTGGATTTGAAGCAGGCCGCATGAAAACCGGTACACCGCCACGTGTGGATGGCAGAACGCTGGACTATTCTAAAATGGAAGAGCAAAAAGGCGATGAAAATCCTCAAAGATTTTCCTTCTTAGATACGCCTAAAATGACCAAGCAAATGAGCTGTCATATTGTTTATACCAACGAAACAGTACATGACATTCTTCGCGAAGGTTTTGACAGAAGTCCTATGTTTAATGGAACAATTCAAAGTACCGGACCGCGCTATTGCCCAAGTATAGAAGATAAAATAAACAGGTTTGCCGAGCGTGAAAGACACCAGCTTTTTGTGGAGCCTGAAGGTTGGCGAACTGTTGAAATGTATATCAACGGATTTAGCTCGTCTCTTCCCGAAGAAGTTCAATTGAAAGCGATGCGTCATATTCCCGGTTTCGAAAACGCCAAAGTTTTCCGACCTGGTTACGCTATTGAATATGATTACTTTCCTCCTACCCAACTTCAACATACCCTGGAAACAAAACTGATCCATAACCTGTATTTTGCAGGTCAGATTAACGGTACAACAGGTTATGAGGAAGCTGCGGGTCAAGGTTTAATGGCGGGTATCAATGCGCACAACAAAGTTCATGGAAAAGAAGCCTTCATCTTGAACAGAGATGAAGCATACATCGGCGTTTTGATTGATGATTTAATTACCAAAGGTACCGAAGAACCGTACAGAATGTTTACATCCCGCGCGGAATACCGCCTATTGCTGCGCCAGGATAACGCTGATATAAGACTTACTGAGAAATCTTACCAGCTGGGTCTTGCCAGTGGTGAAAGGCTTGAAAAAGTCCATCAAAAAATTAATGAAAGTGAAAAGTTAGAAGCTTTTCTGAAAAACACTTCATTAAAACCCGGACTTATCAATCCAATTTTAGCGGAGATTGATTCATCACCCGTAGACCAGGCTTTTAAAACAGCTACAATTTTGACCAGGCCAAATATGACACTGGAAAAACTGGAGCAAATTGACATCATTAAAGATTATACCGTCGATTTTGCGCCGGAAGTTAAAGAGCAAGCAGAAATAAACATCAAATACAAAGGTTATATTGAGAAAGAACGTGAGAACGTTGCGAAGCTCCACAAGTTAGAAACGATCAAGATACCAGATGATTTCAATTATTCAGATTTGAAATCACTTTCTACTGAAGCCCGCCAAAAGATGACAAAAATACGGCCTAAAACAATTGCACAGGCAGGTCGAATTAGTGGTGTCTCCCCTTCTGATGTCAATATTTTACTGATATATTTAAAGTAATGTTTCACGTGAAACTATATTGAATGAAAGTTAAAGATCATTTTCTTACGCAGGAAACCTTCGAGATTACAGAAACGACTATTCCTGGAGTATGGAAAACGCAGCCGGTTCCAGAAAACCTATCCAGATATTACGAGAGCACTCAATATATATCACATCACCAGGACTCGGGAAGCTTACAAGAAAAAGTCTATAAATTTCTGCAAAACTTTAATTTAGAATACAAGAAAAAAATCCTTTCGGAGCAGGTAAAAAATGGGTCTACCATATTAGATTATGGTTGCGGCGCTGGAGAATTTTTAAAAAAAAACGAAGGTGATTTTAAATTGTTTGGTTTCGAACCAAATGAAACTGCCCGGAGTTTTGCACAGAAAAAAATCACATCAGGTCGCTTTATTTTAAATTTAGATGAACTTGAAGACTCTTCCTTAGATGCAATTACGCTATGGCATGTGTTTGAGCACATCGAAAATCAGCAGGAAATTTTGGAAATATTCCATCGCAAACTTTCAGCAAACGGAAAGTTAATTATCGCGGTACCGAATCCAACTTCTTATGACGCCAAAAAATATAAAGAATTTTGGGCAGCTTATGATGTGCCACGACATATATTTCACTTCTCGAAAAGCGGAATGTTAAAATTGATGAATTCGGACAAATGGAAAATTCAAAAAATTAAACCACTTCTACTGGACGCCTATTATATTTCGGCTTTAAGCGAAAAATATAAAAAATCACCGTTTTTTTGGTTAAAAGGGATGCTTTACGGAACGATTTCTAATTTTAAGGCATCAAAAAACGGCGAATATTCCAGTCTGATATACATTATCGAAAAAAAATAGTTATTTGATTTTTGAGGTATTTACAAAGGTCAATTTTTAACCAATTCAACCAAATTTTTGCAAAAAACAAAAAAATCCCATTTTAGCAGAAAATTTTTTTCCGAGTACATTTTACCACCTTCTAATTTTTGGAAAAAATTCAAGAGTAAAAAACCACAATTTTACAAAATCAAAAAAAATCTTGATTTAGTACCGAATTTTTTCTGACTGTATTCTGGCAGCGTCCAAATTTTTAAAAAAAATTTATATCGAAAATGCTCATTTTTGCAAAAACCAAAAAAATCCTGTTTTAGCAGGATTTTTTTTGAAAATTATTTATTAGTTATTAATTGCTTTAACACCCGGAAGTTCTTTGCCTTCCAAACTTTCAAGCATCGCACCACCGCCGGTGGAAACATAACTCACTTTATCTTCATAACCAAACTTTTTAACGAAAGCCACACTATCTCCACCACCTACGAGGGAAAATGCGCCTAGTTTAGTTGCTTCTGCAATACTGTCACCTAAAGATATAGTTCCAGCCGCGAAATTCGGCATTTCAAAAACTCCAATAGGGCCGTTCCATAAAATGGTGCGACATTTCATCACCACGTCATTGAATAACAAACGCGATTTTGTTCCTGCATCCAGACCCATCCATCCCGGTTCGATGTCGTAAATATCTACTTCCTTCGTATCAGCATCATTGTTAAATTCATCCGCCATAATCACGTCAACGGGAAGATGCACGTCCACATTCAGCTGTTTAGCCTTCTCTAAAATTTCCAGCGCCAAGCCGAGTTTATCTTCCTCAACGATGGAATTTCCGACTTCACCACCCAAAGCTTTAATAAAAGTAAATGCCATACCACCACCGATAATCAGGTGATCTACAGCAGATAACATATTTTCTATAATGGTAATTTTGGACGAAACTTTGGAACCTCCTAAAATTGCTAAAACAGGTTTTTCGCCCGTTTTTAGAACTTTATCAATAGCTTCCAATTCTTTCGCCATCAGTAAACCGAAAAATTTAGTTGTAGGGAAAAACTGCGCGATAACAGCGGTAGAAGCATGCTCACGGTGTGCAGTTCCGAAGGCGTCGTTTACAAAAGCATCGGCATAGGAAGCTAACTTTTTAGCAAATTCTATATCGCCGTTTTCTTCCTGCTCATAAAAACGCACATTTTCTAAAAGCAAGATTTCACCGTCTTTCAGATCGCCGGTCATTCTCTTTGCATCTTCGCTCAAACAATCATCACAAAACTTTACAGTTCTACCCAAAACCTCTTCAATTTCGGGAACAAGATTTTTCATTGAGAATTCTTCACAATACTTCCCTTTTGGCCGACCGAGATGTGAAAGCAAAATAACAGCACCTCCATCGTTCAATATTTTATCAATAGTGGGTTTTACGGCTTGTATTCTGGTGTTATCAGTAACTTTCAAATCCGCACTT encodes the following:
- a CDS encoding bifunctional UDP-N-acetylmuramoyl-tripeptide:D-alanyl-D-alanine ligase/alanine racemase, giving the protein MNYTAKEIAEITGSKLIGNPDVTIKNIAYDSRNIYSVADTAFVAITTAKNSGEKYIHSVIEKGIMVIIAENYLPQFSDVTWIIVENSLLFLQNFAKYHLQQFPSLKTIGITGSNGKTIVKEWLYQSLFHDFTTVKSPKSFNSQLGLPLSLLEIKPKHQLGIFEVGISKPGEMEILEHIFSPEIGILTYIGTAHSVNFEDINEIISEKIKLFQHSELIIFNGDNPAVKSAIEEKYPAKRLFSFGFQNQNDLHIVGDWTDRSQEISVSYLGEKFAFPVSQRDEATISNVLCVIAVLKEFNFSNAQIIARLNTLKAVEMRLESVVGVRNNLIINDSFNLDVDSLKIAYQNINEYNKPQKCLILTDFVEGKNSAELYQEVAALTNQQNFDQIFLVGSEITQHEGLFKSETHTFGTTQELIDSQQLNSVENHLILLKGARKFEIERTKTFLELQKHDTVLEINLNSILHNINVHKSLLKPETKMMAMVKAYSYGLGGYEIAEFLQHHHIDYLGVAYADEGIDLRKNGITTPIMVMNPEQHSYNSIIDFNLEPEIYSFRVLDLFNEKLLEKGIMQTYPIHIKMETGMHRLGFKTEELPELISKLQGMNVKVKSVFSHLSSADDENENAYTLEQVGIFEKNAGFLAKNLGYQPIRHILNSTGIVNFPQYQFEMVRIGIGMVGISGDAEISKRLKSAVTFKTVVSQISEVKKGESVGYNRKFKAEKDTKIATIPVGYADGIPRLLGNKVGVVGIQNSIYPIVGNVCMDMLMVDIGSSAIKEGEEVILFNSCPTLEQFAHSCSTIPYEVLTSISRRVKRIYIKD
- a CDS encoding patatin-like phospholipase family protein, producing the protein MKKFAILCLFFLSLQWSAQVKEGFKIPKNPKIGLSLSGGGAKGFAHIGVLKVLDSLGVKIDYISGTSMGAIVGGLYASGYTGKEIEKIVMDTDFYSIIANEKTRQESSFFNKSVDKYILSIPIKDGKINVLPKAISTGQKNIYLLKELFKNVSTISDFSKLPIPFMAVATNLESGKMEIFEKGDLVSAIMASSAFPGLMDPVKIGDSLYIDGAMTVNYPSKPLKEKGIDVVIGVDLSQGLASRKNLESAISILNQVIDFGIQKETKNQYAFTDINVHPNLGATTATSYDAKKAILDSGYVEAKKYADIFLKLPKRKQELLRAPLSSIYSNVYKIDSLAVENNRIFRKNYVQGKMNLKIPSLQTYGSINKMVDKLYATNNYRLINYDIIQGTEQNYLKLNVTEDDTRFFLKFGLHYDEVFKTGLLVNATAKRLLFQNSTVSLDVVAGDQPRYYFNYFIDNGYIPGFGVYASGMSLELQDAAGNLNEKWNWFRNEAFLQSIWRDKFAIGGGLSHDYFESKPAGETVYSASDNFLNAYIFIKTDTQDDRNFPTRGFLLDAEGKLLDIFNSENDGKTFQLKVNSNLNFPLTSWLTYRLKLFGGFTVGDTLSKYYHYRLGGIFDQNLGNFTSLGGYEFGEKSGENLLMNSNNLQFNIYKNYFAEATVSLANIFNDYMVDDILHVTDSSAGITAGYKSPFGQIKLNYSQSLKEKKGLISVILGHWF
- the ybeY gene encoding rRNA maturation RNase YbeY, which encodes MINYFFEEIEDIEIEPRTSAWLNELISLEGKKTGKINYIFCSDDGLLKVNQDYLQHDYYTDIITFDYVKGKNISADIFVSLPRIFDNAEKLAKNFNQEFHRVLAHGILHLCGYKDKSEEEINKMRQKEDFYLNLL
- the mnmG gene encoding tRNA uridine-5-carboxymethylaminomethyl(34) synthesis enzyme MnmG, whose protein sequence is MINDIYDVIVVGAGHAGSEAAAAAANLGSKTLLITMNMQTIGQMSCNPAMGGIAKGQIVREIDAMGGYSGIVSDKSAIQFKMLNLSKGPAMWSPRTQNDRMLFAEEWRIALEQTPNLDFFQDMVKSLIIENDTVIGVVTSLGLQIKAKSVVLTNGTFLNGLIHVGDKQLGGGRMGEPRAFGITEQLVSLGFEAGRMKTGTPPRVDGRTLDYSKMEEQKGDENPQRFSFLDTPKMTKQMSCHIVYTNETVHDILREGFDRSPMFNGTIQSTGPRYCPSIEDKINRFAERERHQLFVEPEGWRTVEMYINGFSSSLPEEVQLKAMRHIPGFENAKVFRPGYAIEYDYFPPTQLQHTLETKLIHNLYFAGQINGTTGYEEAAGQGLMAGINAHNKVHGKEAFILNRDEAYIGVLIDDLITKGTEEPYRMFTSRAEYRLLLRQDNADIRLTEKSYQLGLASGERLEKVHQKINESEKLEAFLKNTSLKPGLINPILAEIDSSPVDQAFKTATILTRPNMTLEKLEQIDIIKDYTVDFAPEVKEQAEINIKYKGYIEKERENVAKLHKLETIKIPDDFNYSDLKSLSTEARQKMTKIRPKTIAQAGRISGVSPSDVNILLIYLK
- a CDS encoding class I SAM-dependent methyltransferase is translated as MKVKDHFLTQETFEITETTIPGVWKTQPVPENLSRYYESTQYISHHQDSGSLQEKVYKFLQNFNLEYKKKILSEQVKNGSTILDYGCGAGEFLKKNEGDFKLFGFEPNETARSFAQKKITSGRFILNLDELEDSSLDAITLWHVFEHIENQQEILEIFHRKLSANGKLIIAVPNPTSYDAKKYKEFWAAYDVPRHIFHFSKSGMLKLMNSDKWKIQKIKPLLLDAYYISALSEKYKKSPFFWLKGMLYGTISNFKASKNGEYSSLIYIIEKK
- a CDS encoding phosphoglycerate kinase, encoding MKTVNDFNFKGKKALVRVDFNVPQSADLKVTDNTRIQAVKPTIDKILNDGGAVILLSHLGRPKGKYCEEFSMKNLVPEIEEVLGRTVKFCDDCLSEDAKRMTGDLKDGEILLLENVRFYEQEENGDIEFAKKLASYADAFVNDAFGTAHREHASTAVIAQFFPTTKFFGLLMAKELEAIDKVLKTGEKPVLAILGGSKVSSKITIIENMLSAVDHLIIGGGMAFTFIKALGGEVGNSIVEEDKLGLALEILEKAKQLNVDVHLPVDVIMADEFNNDADTKEVDIYDIEPGWMGLDAGTKSRLLFNDVVMKCRTILWNGPIGVFEMPNFAAGTISLGDSIAEATKLGAFSLVGGGDSVAFVKKFGYEDKVSYVSTGGGAMLESLEGKELPGVKAINN